In Alkalihalobacillus sp. FSL W8-0930, a single window of DNA contains:
- a CDS encoding (2Fe-2S)-binding protein translates to MSQSVNKHASGEMTIQFQLNNESVEKEVQPTKLLVDVLREDCGKTGTKRSCGIGRCGACAVHINGELSASCLTMAYQVEGKSVTTIENLVQGEELHPVQQAMLTHGGFQCGYCTPGMVMAIDALLATHTNPTEEQIKEALSGNLCRCTGYGGIIRSIQHLLEGSEGH, encoded by the coding sequence ATGAGTCAGTCGGTGAACAAACATGCTTCAGGTGAGATGACTATTCAATTTCAGTTGAATAATGAATCGGTCGAAAAAGAAGTTCAGCCAACCAAGCTGTTAGTAGATGTCCTACGAGAAGATTGCGGAAAAACAGGGACAAAGCGCTCATGTGGGATCGGCCGATGTGGTGCCTGTGCTGTACACATTAACGGGGAACTCTCTGCTTCCTGTTTAACAATGGCCTATCAGGTAGAAGGAAAATCCGTCACAACGATTGAGAATCTAGTGCAGGGTGAAGAGCTCCATCCCGTACAACAAGCAATGCTCACGCATGGTGGCTTTCAATGTGGCTATTGCACCCCTGGAATGGTGATGGCCATTGATGCACTGCTTGCCACTCACACAAATCCTACGGAAGAACAGATTAAAGAAGCGCTGTCTGGAAACCTTTGTCGATGTACGGGTTATGGCGGGATTATCAGGTCGATTCAACATTTACTAGAGGGGAGTGAGGGACATTGA